A window of the Radiobacillus deserti genome harbors these coding sequences:
- the murA gene encoding UDP-N-acetylglucosamine 1-carboxyvinyltransferase: MDKIIVRGGRQLSGTVKVEGAKNAVLPVIAASMIASEGKSVLHEVPALADVFTIKEVLSHMNADVSFKDNTVTVDASKPLKTEAPFEYVRKMRASVLVLGPLLARYGHAKVAMPGGCAIGSRPIDLHLKGFEAMGANVHVGNGFVEVQADGRLQGAKIYLDVPSVGATENIMMAAALADGKTIIENSAKEPEIVDLANFLNKMGAKVVGAGTETIRIEGVERLHGVEHTIIPDRIEAGTFMVAAAITGGNILVKGAELEHLRSLVSKMEEMGVKIKEEEDGLRVIGPKRLKATDIKTLPHPGFPTDMQSQMMALMLNAHGTSVITETVFENRFMHVEEFRRMNAKLKIEGRSVIVEGPTTLQGAEVAATDLRAGAALILAGLTAEGYTRVTELIHIDRGYVNLAEKLASLGADIERVSDKEKISVG, encoded by the coding sequence TTGGATAAAATCATCGTCCGTGGTGGGAGGCAGCTTTCAGGCACTGTCAAAGTAGAAGGCGCTAAGAATGCCGTACTGCCTGTCATCGCAGCAAGTATGATCGCAAGTGAAGGAAAAAGTGTACTTCATGAAGTTCCAGCTCTTGCTGATGTTTTTACGATAAAAGAAGTTTTAAGCCATATGAATGCTGATGTAAGTTTTAAAGATAATACAGTGACAGTTGATGCTTCTAAACCACTGAAAACCGAGGCTCCTTTTGAGTATGTGCGAAAAATGAGAGCATCTGTCTTAGTGTTAGGACCACTTCTTGCTCGTTATGGTCATGCAAAAGTAGCAATGCCGGGAGGATGCGCAATTGGCTCTCGACCAATTGATCTCCATCTAAAAGGCTTTGAAGCGATGGGTGCAAACGTGCATGTTGGTAACGGGTTTGTAGAGGTGCAAGCAGATGGTCGTCTACAAGGAGCTAAGATTTATCTAGACGTACCAAGTGTCGGTGCAACAGAAAATATTATGATGGCCGCTGCATTAGCAGATGGAAAAACGATTATTGAAAACAGTGCAAAAGAACCAGAAATCGTTGACCTAGCTAACTTCTTGAACAAAATGGGCGCAAAAGTTGTTGGAGCTGGAACGGAAACGATACGAATTGAAGGGGTAGAGCGCCTTCATGGTGTCGAGCATACCATTATCCCGGATCGTATCGAAGCAGGTACCTTTATGGTTGCTGCTGCAATCACAGGAGGTAATATATTAGTAAAAGGTGCTGAGCTTGAGCATCTTCGCTCCCTTGTTTCCAAAATGGAAGAGATGGGAGTTAAGATTAAAGAAGAGGAAGATGGCTTACGGGTTATCGGCCCAAAACGATTAAAAGCGACAGACATCAAAACATTACCACATCCAGGATTCCCGACAGATATGCAATCACAAATGATGGCATTAATGCTGAATGCTCATGGCACTAGCGTGATTACAGAAACAGTATTTGAAAATCGTTTCATGCACGTCGAAGAATTTCGTCGTATGAACGCTAAGCTTAAAATCGAAGGTAGAAGTGTCATTGTAGAAGGTCCAACTACCTTACAAGGAGCAGAAGTTGCAGCGACAGACTTGCGTGCAGGTGCTGCTTTAATTCTTGCTGGATTAACGGCAGAAGGTTATACACGTGTTACAGAACTTATTCACATTGATCGTGGCTACGTAAACCTTGCAGAAAAACTAGCATCATTAGGAGCAGACATCGAGCGTGTAAGTGATAAAGAAAAAATTTCAGTAGGTTAA
- a CDS encoding YwmB family TATA-box binding protein, with product MKSRFILVVTVILVGIVSSFNSLRSVSSSHLTELKDMVSVVEAQGLEVEEWEIQMKESLSRMDYPQMLQTLHTELASYEFWMEDGEKALKFIWDNPHKSQQGNERFIMLVPNAQEQDVQMTYVVSGTNWTKSTEAYYSKTIDDKINVVFSEKMSKYTCLTTMSSDKINSVDFFETLKEKLKVQPLKNMKENDFEVLSGYTPHWSSSIPIADGQMNVQAAARTGLGGKTTITIGTPIITTEY from the coding sequence ATGAAGTCCAGGTTCATTCTCGTTGTAACCGTTATTTTAGTAGGTATTGTAAGTTCCTTTAATTCTTTACGGAGTGTATCTTCATCTCATTTAACGGAGTTGAAGGATATGGTGAGTGTTGTGGAAGCGCAAGGACTAGAGGTTGAAGAATGGGAGATTCAAATGAAAGAGTCTCTTTCCCGTATGGACTATCCACAAATGCTGCAAACGTTGCACACGGAATTGGCATCTTATGAGTTTTGGATGGAAGACGGAGAAAAAGCCTTAAAATTTATTTGGGATAACCCACACAAAAGTCAGCAAGGAAACGAAAGATTTATAATGCTTGTTCCAAATGCTCAAGAGCAAGACGTACAAATGACATATGTTGTTTCTGGAACAAATTGGACAAAATCAACCGAAGCATATTACTCCAAAACAATCGACGACAAAATAAATGTAGTATTTTCCGAAAAAATGTCAAAATATACTTGTCTCACTACAATGTCAAGTGATAAGATTAATAGTGTTGATTTTTTTGAAACATTAAAAGAAAAATTGAAAGTTCAACCACTTAAAAATATGAAAGAAAATGATTTTGAAGTCCTATCGGGTTATACGCCCCATTGGAGTTCTTCGATTCCCATTGCGGACGGGCAAATGAACGTGCAAGCTGCCGCAAGAACAGGATTGGGCGGTAAAACAACCATTACAATAGGAACACCTATCATTACTACTGAATACTAA
- a CDS encoding DUF1146 family protein — METIGQQAAISIISHIIFIIFTWRVFQSVNFEPMFRKGRTAEATVVIIFLTIAVGTTVSTFFLNLLQWSEQLLYLF; from the coding sequence ATGGAAACAATCGGGCAACAGGCGGCAATAAGTATCATCTCGCACATAATTTTCATTATTTTCACGTGGAGGGTGTTCCAGTCGGTTAATTTCGAACCAATGTTCCGAAAAGGGAGAACAGCCGAAGCTACGGTCGTCATTATCTTTTTAACGATAGCAGTTGGCACGACCGTGAGTACATTCTTTTTAAATCTATTACAATGGTCAGAGCAACTGTTGTACTTATTTTAA
- a CDS encoding sugar phosphate isomerase/epimerase family protein: MRLGVFTVLFADQSFEDMLDHVKASGLEAVEIGTGNYPGNAHCPLDELLDSEAKRNEYIKAVTDRGLTISAFSCHGNPLSPDTRFAKESHEILIKTIQLANLLNVPVVNCFSGTAGDHEGAKYPNWPVAPWPNEYADVLTWQWEEKLIPYWKDVGRIAEKHNVKIGLELHAGFLVHTPYTMLKLREETTEAIGANLDPSHLWWQGIDPVAAIKILGKANAIHHFHAKDTYIDQDNVNMYGLTDMQPYGNVQTRAWNFRSVGCGHGLEDWSNMMSALRTYGYDYVVSIEHEDPIMSIEEGFQRAVQNLKSVVIKESPADMWWV, encoded by the coding sequence ATGAGACTAGGAGTATTTACCGTATTATTTGCAGATCAATCATTTGAAGACATGCTAGACCATGTGAAAGCATCCGGATTAGAAGCGGTAGAAATTGGAACTGGTAACTACCCTGGAAATGCCCATTGTCCATTAGATGAGCTGCTCGATTCGGAAGCCAAAAGAAACGAATATATAAAAGCAGTAACGGATAGAGGCCTAACCATTAGTGCATTTAGTTGCCATGGAAATCCGCTATCCCCAGATACACGATTTGCGAAGGAAAGCCATGAGATATTAATTAAAACGATACAATTAGCAAACCTTTTGAATGTTCCAGTTGTAAATTGCTTTTCAGGTACAGCTGGAGATCATGAGGGAGCGAAATATCCGAACTGGCCCGTGGCTCCTTGGCCAAATGAATATGCCGATGTGCTAACATGGCAATGGGAAGAAAAACTGATTCCGTACTGGAAGGATGTTGGCCGAATTGCGGAAAAACATAATGTGAAAATCGGATTAGAGCTTCATGCAGGCTTCCTCGTTCATACACCATATACGATGCTAAAGCTGCGGGAAGAAACGACTGAAGCCATTGGAGCAAACCTTGATCCAAGCCACTTATGGTGGCAAGGCATTGACCCGGTAGCAGCTATCAAAATATTAGGAAAAGCAAATGCGATTCATCACTTCCATGCGAAGGACACCTACATTGATCAAGATAACGTCAACATGTATGGATTAACAGATATGCAGCCATATGGAAATGTACAAACACGAGCGTGGAACTTCCGCTCTGTTGGCTGTGGACATGGCTTAGAAGATTGGTCGAACATGATGAGCGCCTTACGGACCTATGGCTACGATTATGTTGTAAGCATAGAACACGAAGACCCAATTATGTCCATCGAAGAAGGCTTCCAACGAGCCGTTCAAAACTTAAAATCTGTAGTAATAAAAGAAAGCCCTGCTGATATGTGGTGGGTATAA
- a CDS encoding Gfo/Idh/MocA family protein, with translation MRMLRIGVIGVGGIAQARHLPTFANMKDRVKIQAVSDINSELAQKVATEYDVPVVVQNYEDMFDQVDAVTICTPNKFHANIAIAALEAGKHVLCEKPMALSAQEAEKMVETAKRTGKTLFIGFHYRFMKESQAAKKIMGAGEIGKPLVVRVEALRRRKVPGWGVFTNKELQGGGSLIDFGCHHLDLALWLLGNPEPVEISGATYQDLSTSGDLVNMWGDIDASTFEVDDHATAFIRFRNGASLFLETSWAANVADDKESVRISGDKAGLDVFPFAVYQSKHGLLVDQVPHWLPGPDDPSILQAANFVDSCLGVGEAIVKPEQALQTSRIIDAIYESSLTGKSVRF, from the coding sequence ATACGTATGCTTCGAATAGGAGTGATCGGGGTAGGTGGGATTGCACAAGCTAGACACTTACCTACCTTTGCTAACATGAAAGATCGAGTGAAAATCCAAGCAGTTTCCGATATCAATTCAGAGCTTGCGCAAAAGGTAGCAACTGAGTACGATGTACCGGTTGTTGTGCAAAACTATGAGGATATGTTCGACCAAGTCGATGCGGTAACCATTTGTACACCGAACAAGTTTCATGCCAATATTGCCATTGCTGCTTTAGAAGCTGGTAAGCATGTGCTATGTGAAAAACCGATGGCTTTATCTGCTCAAGAAGCCGAAAAAATGGTAGAAACAGCAAAGCGAACTGGAAAAACACTTTTTATCGGATTTCACTACCGATTTATGAAAGAATCCCAAGCGGCGAAAAAAATCATGGGTGCGGGAGAGATCGGAAAACCACTGGTCGTTCGAGTCGAAGCACTTCGTCGACGAAAAGTACCGGGATGGGGTGTGTTTACGAATAAGGAGCTTCAGGGTGGAGGTAGTTTAATTGATTTTGGATGCCACCATTTAGATTTGGCACTTTGGTTATTAGGAAACCCTGAACCAGTAGAAATATCTGGTGCAACCTATCAAGATCTTAGTACATCAGGAGACCTTGTTAATATGTGGGGAGATATTGATGCAAGCACGTTTGAAGTGGATGATCATGCGACGGCCTTCATCCGTTTTCGAAATGGAGCATCCTTATTTTTAGAAACATCGTGGGCTGCAAACGTGGCGGATGATAAAGAATCAGTGAGAATTTCGGGAGATAAAGCGGGACTGGATGTATTTCCGTTTGCTGTTTATCAATCGAAGCACGGCTTATTAGTGGACCAAGTACCTCATTGGTTACCAGGACCGGATGATCCGAGTATCCTACAAGCTGCTAACTTTGTAGATAGCTGTTTAGGGGTTGGAGAAGCGATTGTGAAGCCAGAGCAGGCTTTGCAAACCTCTAGAATTATTGATGCGATTTATGAAAGTAGCCTGACTGGAAAAAGTGTTCGATTCTAA
- a CDS encoding Gfo/Idh/MocA family protein, which translates to MGKLKVGVVGCGSIANHRHLPEYQNNPAVEIVAVCDIVEERAKTTAELFGAANYYTDYQELIQNNDVDMISVCTPNYLHAPVSIAALNAGKHVLCEKPMATSEAEAKDMIAASEKSGKKLMIGHNQRFVPSHQKAKELIANGELGRIYSFRTAFGHGGPEGWSADGKKSWFFKKEEAFIGALGDLGVHKADLLRYILGEEVKEVASFVEGNAKQNSTVDDNAVALLRTESGIIGTLAASWAYVSSEDNSTVIYGEHGIMRLEEDPVYSMIIQYKDGSTVNYQLGQIQTNENQSNSGVIDHFVSSVQNDEQPLITGEEGWKSLQVIIAALEANETKKNVQL; encoded by the coding sequence ATGGGAAAACTGAAAGTAGGAGTAGTGGGATGTGGAAGCATTGCCAATCATCGCCATTTACCAGAGTATCAAAACAACCCTGCTGTAGAAATTGTAGCAGTATGTGATATTGTCGAGGAACGCGCAAAAACGACGGCCGAACTATTTGGTGCAGCAAATTATTATACCGATTATCAGGAACTGATTCAAAATAACGACGTGGATATGATCAGCGTCTGTACCCCTAATTATTTGCATGCCCCTGTTTCCATTGCGGCGCTGAATGCAGGGAAGCACGTCCTATGTGAGAAGCCAATGGCCACGTCAGAAGCAGAAGCAAAAGACATGATTGCAGCTTCAGAGAAATCTGGGAAGAAGCTTATGATTGGCCATAATCAACGCTTTGTCCCTTCCCATCAAAAAGCAAAAGAATTGATTGCGAATGGTGAGTTAGGTCGTATTTATAGCTTCCGTACAGCATTTGGTCATGGAGGACCAGAAGGCTGGAGTGCCGATGGCAAAAAAAGCTGGTTCTTTAAAAAAGAAGAAGCGTTTATCGGTGCGTTAGGAGATTTAGGTGTCCATAAAGCAGATTTACTTCGCTATATATTAGGAGAAGAAGTGAAGGAAGTGGCTTCCTTTGTGGAGGGAAATGCGAAACAAAATAGCACGGTCGATGACAATGCGGTTGCGTTACTTCGAACAGAGTCCGGCATTATCGGTACGTTAGCGGCAAGCTGGGCTTACGTTTCTAGTGAGGATAACTCTACGGTTATTTATGGGGAACATGGGATTATGAGATTAGAAGAGGATCCCGTTTACTCGATGATTATTCAGTATAAAGACGGGTCTACCGTTAATTATCAACTTGGACAAATACAAACAAATGAAAACCAATCGAATTCTGGCGTTATTGACCACTTTGTTTCAAGTGTCCAAAACGATGAGCAACCTCTCATTACAGGAGAAGAAGGTTGGAAATCTCTACAAGTTATTATCGCGGCCTTAGAGGCAAACGAGACAAAGAAAAACGTGCAGTTATAG
- a CDS encoding ThuA domain-containing protein → MRVTVWNENRHEKKNPEVAKIYPNGIHGAIASFLEEKGFEASTATLDEPEHGLTDEVLEKTDVLVWWGHLAHDEVSDQIVEKVHERVLKGMGLVVLHSGHFSKIFKKLMGTSCDLKWREADEKERLWVVDPSHPIAEGVDQFIELEKEEMYGEHFDIPTPDQLVFVSWFEGGEVFRSGCTYQRGNGKIFYFRPGHESYPTYHHPDIQKVIANGVKFVQPVKRDYPIYGNAQPLETISNKPE, encoded by the coding sequence ATGCGCGTAACTGTATGGAATGAAAACAGACACGAAAAGAAAAATCCAGAGGTAGCTAAGATTTATCCAAATGGAATTCATGGTGCTATAGCTTCATTTCTAGAGGAAAAGGGCTTTGAAGCGTCCACAGCAACACTAGATGAACCAGAGCATGGACTTACAGATGAAGTATTAGAAAAAACCGATGTTTTAGTTTGGTGGGGACACCTCGCACATGACGAAGTATCAGATCAAATTGTAGAAAAAGTACACGAGCGTGTCTTGAAAGGAATGGGATTAGTGGTTCTTCATTCCGGTCACTTCTCCAAAATATTTAAAAAGCTAATGGGAACCTCCTGTGATCTAAAATGGAGAGAAGCGGACGAGAAAGAACGACTATGGGTCGTAGATCCTTCCCATCCAATCGCAGAAGGTGTGGATCAATTCATAGAGTTGGAAAAAGAAGAAATGTATGGAGAGCATTTTGACATCCCAACGCCAGACCAACTCGTATTCGTTAGTTGGTTTGAGGGGGGAGAGGTGTTCCGTTCAGGCTGTACGTATCAACGAGGAAATGGAAAAATATTTTACTTCCGTCCTGGACATGAATCGTATCCAACCTATCATCATCCAGACATTCAAAAGGTTATTGCGAACGGTGTGAAGTTCGTTCAACCGGTGAAGCGGGACTATCCTATTTACGGAAATGCTCAACCACTTGAAACAATATCAAACAAACCTGAGTAA
- a CDS encoding carbohydrate ABC transporter permease → MKKAGFGFYTFLVIFVFLVMFPFIWVFLTSIKPPGEIFSSFNWFTKNPGLDSYEAALTNRPLLRYMLNSFVVSSLTTVLALAFASFASYAITRLPIRGKGLILGIVLAASMFPQIAIISPMFNLITGLGLRNSYLGLVIPYITISLPLAIWILSTFFQKIPYELEESAKLDGASPFQTFRKIIFPLAAPGVFTTGILVFIAAWNEYLFALTINSSDMWRTVPVGISMYQSQYSIPWGDISAATVIVTIPIVIIVLLFQRRIVSGLTSGSVKE, encoded by the coding sequence ATGAAAAAAGCGGGATTTGGATTTTACACATTTCTCGTAATCTTTGTATTTTTAGTCATGTTCCCATTCATCTGGGTATTCTTGACATCCATTAAACCACCTGGAGAAATTTTCTCATCCTTTAACTGGTTTACGAAAAATCCAGGCTTAGATTCGTATGAAGCGGCCTTAACGAATCGACCACTGCTGCGATATATGTTAAATAGCTTCGTGGTGTCATCGTTAACAACTGTTTTAGCACTCGCTTTCGCATCGTTTGCCTCTTACGCAATTACAAGACTTCCGATAAGAGGAAAAGGACTTATTCTTGGAATTGTGCTTGCTGCATCGATGTTTCCACAGATTGCGATTATTTCACCAATGTTTAATTTGATTACAGGACTTGGCCTTAGAAATAGTTATTTAGGATTAGTGATTCCTTATATTACGATTAGTTTACCTTTGGCAATTTGGATACTATCCACCTTTTTTCAGAAAATACCGTATGAACTGGAGGAATCGGCAAAGCTGGATGGGGCAAGTCCATTTCAGACATTCCGAAAAATCATCTTTCCACTCGCCGCACCAGGGGTGTTTACAACTGGAATTCTCGTTTTTATTGCGGCATGGAATGAATACCTTTTTGCTTTAACAATCAATAGTTCCGATATGTGGCGCACCGTTCCCGTAGGGATTTCGATGTATCAAAGTCAGTACTCCATTCCTTGGGGAGATATCTCGGCTGCGACCGTTATCGTAACCATACCAATCGTCATCATCGTTCTACTATTCCAACGTAGAATCGTGTCAGGACTTACATCAGGATCTGTAAAAGAATAA
- a CDS encoding carbohydrate ABC transporter permease encodes MKKFQLNEKQLGYAMVIPSLILVFVVTLWPVAQSMWNSLFDYRLNDPTRSQKMLDANIDLERYADNYFYIGNQLESLATAAPGEDAAKVQDIQDQIESFHQQLLKNDQIKKDIATIDEMLMKYQPVTDSELKYEQIDNDFAVDYRQALQSFEEQLTTMAEATSDEQLSEQFTQTAGLLGATSNTILKSNFIGLDNYVKYFKDKRMWQSLWNTTFFTVISVGFELVLGLAIALLINRAFKGRGLIRASVLIPWAIPTAVAAMMWGFLYDGQSGIVGHYLEVLNIVPDASWLLSTSNGAMFSVILADVWKTTPYMALLLLAGLQTIPMSLYEAASVDGATKLQQFRSITLPLLKSSILVALLFRTLDAFRVFDLIYVLTGGGPANATESISVYAYETLFAQQNFGEGSVLSVIVFICVAIISVIYVKLIGSELISGRTR; translated from the coding sequence ATGAAGAAGTTTCAATTAAACGAAAAACAGCTAGGTTATGCCATGGTCATACCGTCACTAATTTTAGTTTTTGTTGTTACCCTGTGGCCAGTTGCGCAATCTATGTGGAATAGTTTGTTTGACTATCGATTAAATGACCCAACCCGTTCTCAAAAAATGTTAGATGCAAATATTGATCTTGAGCGTTATGCGGATAACTACTTTTATATCGGGAATCAATTAGAAAGCTTAGCAACTGCTGCTCCAGGAGAAGACGCAGCTAAGGTTCAAGATATTCAAGATCAAATCGAGTCCTTTCATCAGCAACTTTTAAAGAATGACCAAATAAAGAAGGATATCGCAACCATCGATGAAATGCTCATGAAATATCAACCGGTTACGGATTCGGAATTAAAGTATGAACAGATTGATAATGATTTTGCTGTTGATTATCGACAGGCTCTCCAATCCTTTGAAGAACAATTAACAACCATGGCTGAAGCGACAAGCGACGAGCAACTATCCGAACAATTTACACAAACAGCAGGGTTGTTAGGTGCTACGAGTAACACGATTCTAAAATCTAACTTTATCGGATTGGACAATTACGTCAAATATTTCAAGGATAAAAGAATGTGGCAGTCCCTCTGGAATACGACATTCTTTACAGTTATTTCTGTAGGATTTGAGCTCGTATTAGGATTAGCAATTGCGTTGCTCATCAACAGAGCCTTTAAAGGTCGAGGTTTAATTCGGGCATCCGTACTCATTCCATGGGCCATTCCAACGGCTGTTGCTGCCATGATGTGGGGATTTCTATATGACGGTCAATCTGGAATCGTCGGACATTATTTAGAAGTGTTAAACATCGTGCCAGATGCATCGTGGCTACTGTCTACATCGAATGGGGCGATGTTCTCCGTTATTTTAGCGGACGTTTGGAAAACTACTCCATATATGGCTCTATTACTATTAGCAGGCTTACAAACGATTCCGATGTCACTATATGAAGCAGCATCAGTGGACGGTGCAACGAAGCTCCAGCAGTTTCGATCTATTACACTACCATTATTAAAATCTAGTATTCTAGTTGCCTTATTGTTCCGTACTCTAGATGCATTCCGTGTATTTGACTTGATTTACGTATTGACAGGTGGAGGACCAGCGAACGCAACTGAATCTATTTCGGTATATGCTTATGAAACCTTGTTCGCACAGCAAAACTTCGGAGAAGGTTCCGTACTGTCAGTTATTGTATTCATCTGTGTTGCCATCATTAGTGTCATTTACGTGAAGTTAATCGGTTCAGAACTTATTTCAGGAAGAACAAGATAA
- a CDS encoding ABC transporter substrate-binding protein, whose protein sequence is MKLWKSALASLGLLLLVLFLAACNGGNDKASDDSGNTDTETTDENTEDEKVTIVYARGVDTTGANEKLVAAFEEAHPNIDVEFREMPADTGQQHDQYVTAFSAQSSEIDVFDADVIWPAEFAQANYALELDRFIKADGINMEDYFPGTVAAGKFNGKQWAMPKFTDAGMLYYRTDIVDTPPKTWDELIEQAKSLDGEAGTQFGYLMQASQYEGLVCNAIEFIASYGGQIINENNEVVANSPETVKAIKKMQEIVNSDFVPDNILNFMETETETAWIEGQSVFARNWPYMQASSNDEERSKVVGNVGITTLPAGDAGSAATLGGWMTMINRYSEHPEAAWEFVKFMTGPEGQKITATEGGSAPTLKALYEDTEIQEASPLFANPEFVKVLEAAVPRPVTPIYPKISDILQIELSSALTGDQTAEEAAANIQTKIEEAMSE, encoded by the coding sequence TTGAAACTTTGGAAATCAGCCTTAGCGAGTCTTGGATTACTTCTACTAGTATTGTTTTTAGCGGCATGTAATGGTGGAAATGACAAGGCTTCGGACGATTCAGGTAACACAGATACAGAGACAACCGATGAGAATACAGAAGATGAGAAAGTAACGATTGTATATGCACGTGGTGTAGATACAACAGGTGCAAACGAAAAGCTAGTAGCAGCATTTGAGGAAGCACATCCGAACATCGATGTAGAATTCCGGGAAATGCCTGCAGATACAGGACAACAGCACGATCAATATGTAACAGCATTTAGTGCACAAAGCTCCGAAATTGATGTGTTCGATGCAGACGTAATTTGGCCAGCAGAATTTGCTCAAGCAAACTATGCCTTAGAGCTAGATCGTTTCATCAAAGCAGATGGTATCAACATGGAGGACTATTTCCCAGGAACAGTAGCAGCAGGGAAGTTTAATGGAAAGCAATGGGCAATGCCTAAATTCACAGATGCGGGGATGCTTTATTACAGAACGGACATCGTCGATACTCCTCCGAAAACATGGGATGAGCTGATTGAACAAGCAAAATCTCTTGACGGTGAAGCAGGTACACAATTTGGTTACTTAATGCAGGCTTCTCAATATGAAGGACTTGTGTGTAACGCAATTGAGTTTATTGCTTCCTACGGCGGACAAATCATTAATGAGAATAACGAAGTGGTTGCGAATAGCCCAGAAACAGTAAAAGCGATTAAGAAAATGCAAGAAATCGTAAACTCTGACTTCGTACCGGATAACATTTTAAACTTCATGGAAACAGAAACAGAGACAGCATGGATCGAAGGTCAATCCGTATTTGCACGTAACTGGCCTTATATGCAAGCATCTTCCAATGATGAAGAGAGATCCAAAGTCGTAGGTAATGTTGGAATTACGACATTACCAGCTGGTGATGCAGGAAGTGCGGCAACTCTAGGTGGTTGGATGACAATGATTAACCGTTATAGTGAGCATCCAGAAGCTGCTTGGGAATTTGTGAAGTTCATGACTGGTCCAGAAGGTCAAAAAATCACAGCAACAGAAGGTGGATCAGCACCAACTTTGAAGGCACTTTATGAGGATACTGAAATCCAAGAAGCAAGCCCATTATTTGCAAACCCTGAGTTTGTAAAAGTGTTGGAAGCTGCAGTACCACGCCCAGTAACACCAATTTATCCAAAGATCTCTGATATTTTACAAATTGAACTTTCTAGTGCATTAACTGGAGATCAAACCGCGGAAGAAGCAGCAGCAAATATCCAAACAAAAATTGAAGAAGCAATGAGTGAGTAA